From Bacillus sp. FSL K6-3431, the proteins below share one genomic window:
- a CDS encoding M48 family metallopeptidase: MIRKWALRAILAYVLFGIVMYAYLFYMVDTSIPEALQGTKVDPATFLNSRELMLSEEFSQIRNLLFFLATPYEWLFYFFLLIFGISSAFERWADNTSKFFVIKISIYLFWLSLISFIIMFPLSYLSFMISKSYNISTQIFSSWMKDKFIGFWVEYGTMLLIITVLYALMRKFKKRWWLAAWVLSIPFSIFMMFIQPVLIDPLYNDFYPLKDKELETKILAMADEANIPAQHVYEVDMSSKTNSLNAYVTGVGSNSRIVLWDTTLERLTDEEILFIMAHEMGHYVEKHIYIGIAGYVLLSLVGLWLTAKIMEWWIARRGKSWKVKSVMNISSLPAFLLVTSVLLFVASPLTNWVSRYQETRADIYAIEMTEDKEAGVKTFQSLTKAGLSQVNPPSLVKLFRYGHPTMLERIQMIEEYQIKEK, encoded by the coding sequence AATGTATGCTTATTTATTTTATATGGTGGATACTTCCATCCCTGAGGCGCTTCAAGGAACAAAGGTGGATCCAGCGACATTTCTCAATAGTCGAGAACTAATGTTGAGTGAGGAATTTTCACAAATTCGTAATTTGCTCTTTTTTTTAGCGACGCCATATGAATGGCTCTTTTATTTTTTCCTTTTGATCTTTGGCATCTCCTCCGCATTTGAACGCTGGGCAGATAACACATCCAAATTTTTTGTAATCAAAATTTCCATTTATTTATTTTGGCTTTCACTTATATCTTTTATTATTATGTTTCCATTGAGTTATCTTTCTTTCATGATTTCAAAGTCATACAATATTTCCACGCAAATATTTTCGTCATGGATGAAGGATAAGTTCATTGGATTTTGGGTGGAATACGGAACAATGCTTCTCATCATTACTGTGTTGTACGCGTTGATGAGAAAGTTCAAAAAGCGCTGGTGGCTTGCAGCTTGGGTGCTGTCGATCCCATTTTCCATTTTTATGATGTTTATCCAGCCCGTGCTTATTGATCCTTTGTATAACGACTTTTATCCTTTGAAGGATAAAGAACTTGAAACAAAAATATTAGCAATGGCAGATGAGGCGAATATTCCCGCTCAACATGTATATGAAGTCGATATGTCGAGTAAAACAAATTCTTTAAACGCCTATGTGACAGGTGTTGGCTCGAATTCACGAATTGTACTTTGGGATACGACGCTTGAACGGCTGACAGATGAGGAAATCTTGTTCATTATGGCTCATGAAATGGGGCATTACGTAGAAAAGCATATTTATATTGGTATTGCAGGCTATGTGCTATTATCATTGGTTGGTCTCTGGCTCACTGCTAAGATAATGGAGTGGTGGATTGCTCGGCGAGGAAAGTCATGGAAGGTTAAAAGTGTGATGAATATAAGTTCCTTGCCTGCATTCCTTTTAGTCACATCGGTTCTCCTATTTGTAGCAAGTCCGCTGACGAACTGGGTGTCGCGCTACCAAGAGACAAGAGCTGACATATATGCTATCGAGATGACTGAGGACAAAGAAGCCGGTGTAAAGACATTTCAAAGTTTGACAAAAGCTGGGCTTAGCCAGGTAAACCCACCATCCTTAGTAAAGCTTTTTCGTTATGGCCATCCTACTATGCTCGAGCGAATTCAAATGATCGAAGAATATCAAATAAAAGAAAAGTGA
- a CDS encoding IDEAL domain-containing protein, translating into MEKKKSYQELLKEYTMTQIQKETSELETQIDLFLKGILKKRQEKKLRLDIDRALDSKDKESFCSLSKELSILLSE; encoded by the coding sequence ATGGAGAAGAAGAAATCCTATCAGGAATTGCTGAAAGAGTATACGATGACCCAGATTCAAAAAGAAACATCTGAATTGGAAACACAAATTGATTTATTTTTAAAAGGGATATTGAAGAAGAGACAAGAGAAAAAACTTCGTTTAGACATTGACAGAGCACTTGACAGCAAGGACAAAGAATCCTTTTGTTCGCTTTCCAAAGAATTATCAATCTTATTAAGTGAATAA